The segment GTAATTGCAAAAATTGCCAAGAGCATGGGCATACTTACCGTGGGTATTGTTACGGCTCCGTTTATGTTCGAAGGCAAGAAGAAAAGAGAACTTGCTGAAATCGGCATAAGGGCTTTGCGCAGAAGCTGTGATACTGTGTTGGTTATCCTTAACGATAAGCTGCGCGAGATTTACGGCAACCTGGCCATCGGAAAAGCCTTTGCCCAGGCCGACAATGTATTGACAACAGCGGCAAAGGGTATTGCCGAGATCATTACCCTTACCGGTTATGTGAATGTTGATTTCCAGGATGTGCGTACTGTAATGTACAATGCAGGCCCTGCCGTTATGGGTACTGCCGAAACACGAGGTGAAAACCGTGCACGCAATGCGGCCAGCGGTGCGTTGGCATCGCCTCTGCTCGACAACTGCGACATTATGGGTGCCAAGAAAATTCTGCTCTCCATCATTTCTGGTGCTGAAGCCGAGTTGCAAATGGATGAACTCATGGAAATTACCGAGTACATCCAACAACAGGCCGGACAGGATGCCGAGGTTATTTTCGGACATGGTGTTGACGCTGCCCTGGGTGATCGTTTACGGGTAACCGTTATCGCCACAGGCTTCGACCACGAAGAAGAACACGAGGAAGAGGAGCGTATTGAACTTCCGGAAAAAAAACCGGTGGTAGAGACTAGAAAAGTCCATGACCTGGAACGTAACCAAATCTGGTTGTTCGAGCAGGACCAACCCCTTGGCGTGCCCCGTGAAGTTGAATTAAAAAAAAATGAGGAGGTAAAAAATGAAACCCATGATGATGAAGCGCCCGCCAGGCAAGAAGTTGTTTACAAGGCGCCCTTTAGCAGGATTGATACGGACCTGACGGATGAAGACGATGAAGAAGGTGAAGCCGGGTTGTTTGATCTGCACGATGATGAATTTGATCGTGAGCCTGAGAAGTACAGCGATCAGGTAATCAACGAGGAGGGTATGATGGAACTCCGCAATACGCGCAAGCGACTTGAAGACCAGGCACGCGAACGTAAGGAGAAACTGAAACATGCCCGTAAGCAGGAAATGACCAAAGAAGAATTTAATGAGAAGTGGGCATTACCGGCATACCTGAGGCGAGGCATTAAAATGGATAACGTGCCACATTCATCTGAAACGTTTATATCGAAATTCAACCTGAATGACGACAACAACATTTTGGGTAATAATAAATTCTTACACGATAACGTAGACTAGCACGGATCTATTTAAACATGATTCGATTGCAATCCATGATTTCAAAGGTATGGCATTTCCGGTGTGACTGGTATTTTACTCCATTCGTAGTGGTTGTTGGTGGTAAATATTTTTTGCCGGCACCGGTATGCCTTTTTATCAAGTCGGGCACTTAGCCTGATTACTTTTTTACCTTTGAAAAGCCCCGACAGACGGTTGGGGCTTTTTTATTTTGTGACCTTACGCAAACGATCCGGAAAAGGTTACACGAATGGGTATTGAAGATTGGCCTCATAGTTGTGTAAGTGAGTATAAACCAAATTCAATGTTTATGAAACGGTTTATTTTCTTCCTCTTGCTGCTGGGG is part of the Cyclobacteriaceae bacterium genome and harbors:
- the ftsZ gene encoding cell division protein FtsZ; the encoded protein is MIETGSYQFDIPKHQSGSQRSIIKVIGVGGGGSNAVNHMFRQGIKDVEFVVCNTDLQALNSSPVPTKLQIGVDLTEGLGCGANPKVGKGAAIESKEQIREFLEGTKMLFVTAGMGGGTGTGAAPVIAKIAKSMGILTVGIVTAPFMFEGKKKRELAEIGIRALRRSCDTVLVILNDKLREIYGNLAIGKAFAQADNVLTTAAKGIAEIITLTGYVNVDFQDVRTVMYNAGPAVMGTAETRGENRARNAASGALASPLLDNCDIMGAKKILLSIISGAEAELQMDELMEITEYIQQQAGQDAEVIFGHGVDAALGDRLRVTVIATGFDHEEEHEEEERIELPEKKPVVETRKVHDLERNQIWLFEQDQPLGVPREVELKKNEEVKNETHDDEAPARQEVVYKAPFSRIDTDLTDEDDEEGEAGLFDLHDDEFDREPEKYSDQVINEEGMMELRNTRKRLEDQARERKEKLKHARKQEMTKEEFNEKWALPAYLRRGIKMDNVPHSSETFISKFNLNDDNNILGNNKFLHDNVD